A portion of the Celeribacter baekdonensis genome contains these proteins:
- the ndk gene encoding nucleoside-diphosphate kinase yields the protein MAIQRTFSIIKPDATKRNLTGAIVAKFEEAGLRVIASKRIQMTLAQAQEFYGVHKDRPFFGELCDFMISEPVVVQVLEGENAIAKNREIMGATNPADAAPGTIRAEFALSVGENSVHGSDAPETAAAEIAYFFAGLELVG from the coding sequence ATGGCTATCCAGCGCACCTTCTCCATCATCAAACCCGACGCCACCAAACGCAACCTGACCGGCGCCATCGTCGCGAAATTCGAAGAAGCTGGCCTGCGCGTGATCGCATCCAAGCGTATTCAAATGACCCTCGCTCAGGCGCAAGAATTTTACGGTGTCCACAAAGACCGTCCTTTCTTTGGCGAACTGTGTGACTTCATGATCTCCGAGCCGGTTGTGGTTCAGGTTCTTGAAGGTGAAAACGCCATTGCGAAAAACCGCGAAATCATGGGCGCCACCAACCCGGCAGACGCCGCTCCCGGCACGATCCGCGCCGAGTTCGCGCTCTCTGTTGGTGAAAACTCCGTGCACGGGTCCGACGCGCCGGAAACCGCTGCGGCAGAAATCGCGTATTTCTTTGCGGGTCTCGAACTGGTTGGCTAA
- a CDS encoding methyl-accepting chemotaxis protein: protein MKYIMRIKLAKKLPMIMIGLTIITIAIANVVAYRNASSSLLVEAEAALMTVAEARKLELESWLNSVDIDLSSQTENPTVLSAIRGFGEAWDALERDQTAYLKKWYIDDNPNELGQKQALDYADDGSAYSQVHKLYHNYFRKLVDEKGYYDVFVFSMTGDLIYSVFKEQDFATNFVGGDYSETGLGGVVQAALNATEPQVFFSDFSEYAPSGGAAAAFIAAPVVDRRGVMRGVIAFQMPSDSIDNITQRLTGLGRTGDSYLVGSDYLLRSDTIRGAGDEILKVKVATQSVKNAVSGQQGFLREADTFSPNGPVHEQLSAYFPVEYHGVKWGLVAEQTIEEILEPANALAKTMAWQGTAMTAIVALIAYFIARTIARPLTLVETAMRTVSEGNYSVKVPGVDRGDEIGMIATALDEFRHALGRAEQATRDGLFKGAAFEGSSAALMMIDTDFNITYMNAATTKLMKENEENFRAMFGSFDADKIVGSNIDIFHRDPERIRAILSDTSKMPFSTDMKVGDVHFSLVVNSVVSLDGEQIGCVMEWQDATDIRTNQAVISALDSIQVKAEFGVDGLFSKVNDNFARMVGIAPQDLVGVGHASIFNFDPVLAEQNGAVWDRLINGESIQGRFKLLDQDGHTSILDGTFSPVTDTAGRPFRIILLGTDITDSQATIIAAEAERERMRAEQDRVVDGLRLGLKKLAEGDLTSRIDESFAPEYETLRSDFNEAIQNLLTAMRSVVENADMIRGEASEISNAADDLSRRTEKQAATLEETATALDELTSSVRSAADGANQASEMVETAKANAEASGVVVQEAVEAMSQIESSSNQISKITSVIDDIAFQTNLLALNAGVEAARAGEAGRGFAVVASEVRALAQRSSEAAREINDLISKSGTLVKRGVGLVGETGQALRGIVSSVSEISHNVSEIAVSSREQSSGLAEINTAVNQLDQVTQQNAAMFEQTTAASHSLTREAENLIVTTSRFSIGASQRENKARKLVNPSVQAPETLKRADVPKPTAKPKVQVEPMKQVVNAPPQPSQPVIEEGWEDF from the coding sequence ATGAAGTATATTATGCGGATCAAGCTGGCGAAAAAACTTCCGATGATCATGATTGGGCTAACCATCATCACAATCGCTATTGCAAATGTGGTCGCCTACCGAAACGCATCAAGCTCTTTACTTGTCGAAGCCGAAGCCGCACTCATGACGGTTGCAGAGGCGCGTAAACTGGAGCTCGAAAGCTGGTTGAACAGCGTCGATATCGACTTGAGCAGTCAGACCGAAAATCCAACGGTGCTTTCTGCAATTCGTGGATTTGGGGAGGCTTGGGACGCGTTAGAGCGAGACCAGACCGCATATTTGAAAAAGTGGTATATTGACGATAACCCAAATGAACTTGGTCAAAAGCAAGCCCTTGATTACGCGGATGATGGGTCCGCATACAGTCAGGTTCATAAGCTCTATCACAACTATTTCCGAAAACTTGTGGATGAAAAGGGCTATTACGATGTCTTCGTCTTCTCAATGACCGGAGACCTGATTTATTCTGTTTTCAAGGAACAAGATTTCGCAACCAATTTCGTCGGCGGAGACTATTCTGAGACAGGACTTGGCGGTGTTGTACAAGCCGCGTTGAACGCCACAGAACCGCAAGTCTTTTTCTCTGATTTTTCTGAATACGCCCCATCAGGTGGTGCCGCCGCTGCCTTTATTGCGGCGCCTGTTGTGGATCGACGTGGTGTGATGCGCGGGGTCATCGCCTTTCAGATGCCGTCGGACAGCATTGATAACATCACGCAGCGTCTGACAGGTCTCGGGCGGACTGGTGACTCGTATCTGGTCGGATCTGATTACCTTTTGCGCTCGGATACCATTCGGGGTGCTGGGGATGAAATCCTGAAGGTGAAAGTTGCGACGCAATCCGTTAAAAATGCTGTGTCCGGTCAGCAAGGGTTTCTGCGCGAAGCGGATACGTTTTCCCCCAATGGCCCCGTTCACGAACAACTCTCGGCTTACTTTCCCGTTGAATATCACGGTGTAAAATGGGGGCTTGTTGCGGAACAAACAATCGAAGAAATCCTCGAACCAGCCAATGCCTTGGCAAAAACGATGGCATGGCAAGGCACTGCTATGACAGCAATTGTCGCCCTGATTGCCTATTTCATAGCGCGCACAATCGCCCGACCGCTTACCCTTGTCGAAACGGCAATGCGTACGGTGTCAGAGGGGAATTACAGTGTGAAGGTTCCAGGAGTCGATCGTGGCGATGAAATTGGCATGATCGCGACGGCCCTTGATGAGTTCCGCCACGCTTTGGGACGCGCAGAGCAAGCCACGCGTGATGGTCTTTTCAAAGGAGCCGCTTTTGAGGGGTCCTCTGCCGCACTGATGATGATTGATACGGATTTTAACATCACCTACATGAATGCGGCGACGACAAAGTTGATGAAGGAAAACGAGGAGAACTTCCGGGCGATGTTTGGGTCATTCGACGCAGACAAGATCGTCGGATCCAACATCGACATTTTCCATCGTGATCCTGAGCGCATTCGCGCGATCCTATCCGATACCTCAAAAATGCCCTTTTCGACAGACATGAAGGTGGGCGATGTTCACTTTTCGTTGGTTGTGAACTCGGTCGTGAGCCTCGATGGAGAACAAATTGGTTGCGTCATGGAGTGGCAAGACGCCACCGACATTCGCACCAACCAAGCGGTGATTTCAGCTTTGGATAGTATTCAAGTGAAGGCAGAATTTGGCGTTGATGGTCTCTTTTCCAAGGTGAACGACAATTTCGCGCGCATGGTCGGTATCGCACCACAGGATTTGGTTGGTGTCGGCCATGCTTCAATCTTTAACTTCGATCCAGTTCTTGCGGAGCAAAATGGTGCGGTTTGGGATCGTCTGATCAATGGTGAAAGCATCCAAGGACGTTTCAAACTTTTGGATCAGGATGGCCACACCTCTATCCTTGATGGCACCTTCAGTCCTGTTACCGACACGGCAGGCCGTCCATTCCGCATCATCCTTCTCGGTACAGACATCACTGACAGCCAAGCGACGATCATTGCCGCAGAAGCCGAACGTGAACGTATGAGGGCTGAGCAAGACCGGGTCGTTGACGGCTTGCGTTTGGGCCTCAAAAAATTGGCCGAAGGTGATTTGACCTCGCGTATTGATGAAAGTTTTGCCCCTGAATATGAAACGCTTCGCTCAGACTTTAATGAAGCCATCCAAAATCTTCTCACAGCCATGCGCAGTGTCGTTGAAAACGCTGATATGATCCGCGGAGAGGCTTCCGAAATTTCCAATGCAGCGGATGATTTGTCGCGCAGAACAGAAAAGCAAGCGGCGACCTTAGAGGAGACTGCGACGGCATTGGACGAGCTTACCTCATCGGTGCGCTCGGCAGCTGATGGTGCAAACCAAGCCAGCGAGATGGTTGAGACTGCAAAGGCGAATGCCGAAGCGTCTGGTGTGGTTGTGCAAGAAGCTGTCGAAGCCATGAGTCAAATCGAAAGTTCGTCCAATCAGATCTCTAAAATCACCTCTGTGATTGATGATATCGCGTTCCAAACAAACCTTTTGGCTCTGAACGCAGGCGTTGAGGCCGCAAGAGCTGGAGAAGCGGGGCGAGGGTTTGCTGTGGTTGCTTCGGAAGTGCGCGCACTGGCTCAGAGGTCTTCTGAAGCAGCGCGTGAGATCAATGACTTAATTTCTAAATCAGGCACTTTGGTAAAGCGTGGTGTCGGTCTCGTCGGTGAAACTGGGCAAGCCTTGCGCGGAATTGTGAGTTCAGTGTCTGAAATTTCACACAATGTTTCAGAAATTGCAGTTTCCTCGCGAGAGCAGTCGTCGGGTCTCGCAGAGATTAACACGGCTGTGAACCAATTGGACCAAGTGACCCAACAAAACGCTGCAATGTTTGAGCAAACAACGGCGGCAAGTCACTCTCTGACGCGAGAAGCCGAAAACCTGATTGTAACGACGTCGCGTTTTTCAATTGGGGCAAGCCAACGTGAAAACAAAGCAAGAAAACTTGTAAATCCATCGGTTCAGGCACCTGAGACCCTCAAAAGAGCGGATGTTCCAAAGCCAACGGCCAAACCCAAGGTTCAAGTGGAACCTATGAAACAGGTGGTGAACGCCCCACCGCAGCCCTCGCAGCCGGTGATAGAAGAAGGTTGGGAAGATTTTTAA
- a CDS encoding chemotaxis protein CheD, with product MSTILGSCVATCLWDPVAGVGGMNHFLLPDGPSSRNDVSSFGANAMELLINGLARSGAVRGRLRAKVFGGAEMYKGLTNAGTENGVFVLSYLKREGIPCDNQSLGGTQARRIEFIPALGKVRQKLVADARVVETVPQPEKTNDIELF from the coding sequence ATTTCAACAATATTAGGGTCATGCGTTGCCACTTGTCTTTGGGATCCGGTTGCCGGTGTTGGAGGGATGAACCATTTTCTACTTCCTGATGGTCCCTCATCGCGTAACGATGTCAGTTCATTTGGTGCAAATGCCATGGAGCTTTTGATTAATGGTTTAGCAAGATCAGGGGCCGTGCGTGGTCGACTTCGCGCCAAAGTTTTTGGTGGTGCAGAGATGTATAAAGGTTTGACCAATGCCGGCACTGAAAATGGAGTGTTTGTTCTGTCTTACTTGAAAAGAGAAGGCATTCCTTGCGACAACCAAAGTCTGGGTGGCACTCAAGCGCGACGGATCGAATTTATTCCAGCATTAGGAAAAGTGAGACAAAAGCTGGTCGCTGATGCCCGAGTGGTTGAAACGGTTCCACAACCAGAAAAAACAAATGATATTGAATTGTTTTAG
- a CDS encoding protein-glutamate methylesterase/protein-glutamine glutaminase, translating into MRRLIRSILEADSRLEVIAEAGTAREARDAVNTYRPDVMTLDIEMPNMSGLEFLDRLMRHRPMPVIMVSTLTRKGSDVAVEAMSLGAIDCVEKPKVGASEDTFSKLADTVVLAARARVSGPRPKKQNVSPRQNRSFQRICLIGGSTGAVDAIERTLQSFPSDCPPTLITQHMPEPFLVSFAARLNPLVAPDVRLAVDGMPLMPGQVLIAPGGAYHLNVEGTSSLRVKLYEGPLVSGHRPSVDSMFLSARHVAHKAVAGILTGMGRDGAEGMRALRDAGAKTLGQSKETCVVFGMPELRANWGQWKDGRTLINLDKSFCSLLKFPSVRGQYDHNFTEKCFRKIDLYCPGRIRDWGYRRGCYFNNIRVMRCHLSLGSGCRCWRDEPFSTS; encoded by the coding sequence ATGCGTCGCCTTATTCGGTCTATACTAGAAGCCGATTCACGTCTTGAGGTGATCGCGGAAGCTGGCACTGCGCGTGAAGCCCGCGATGCCGTAAATACCTACCGACCAGATGTCATGACGCTTGATATCGAAATGCCGAATATGAGCGGCCTTGAATTCCTTGATCGGCTGATGCGTCACCGGCCTATGCCGGTCATCATGGTGTCTACCTTGACTCGAAAAGGAAGCGATGTCGCTGTTGAAGCCATGTCTTTGGGGGCCATTGATTGTGTGGAAAAGCCGAAGGTTGGCGCGAGCGAAGATACGTTTTCCAAATTGGCCGATACGGTCGTTCTCGCTGCTAGGGCGCGGGTGTCCGGGCCACGCCCCAAAAAACAGAATGTCTCTCCACGTCAAAACCGATCGTTTCAAAGGATCTGTTTGATCGGAGGGTCTACTGGAGCGGTAGATGCCATTGAACGTACCTTGCAGAGCTTTCCATCGGATTGCCCTCCGACCCTCATTACACAACACATGCCGGAGCCGTTTCTTGTGAGTTTTGCTGCTCGCTTAAACCCATTGGTTGCCCCGGACGTTCGACTGGCGGTTGATGGAATGCCACTGATGCCTGGTCAAGTCCTTATAGCGCCCGGAGGCGCCTATCATCTCAACGTTGAGGGAACCTCTTCGCTGCGCGTTAAGCTCTATGAGGGGCCCTTAGTGTCAGGGCACAGGCCATCGGTGGATTCAATGTTTTTGTCGGCGCGCCATGTTGCCCATAAAGCTGTCGCAGGGATTTTAACTGGGATGGGGCGCGATGGAGCCGAAGGCATGAGGGCGCTACGAGACGCGGGGGCCAAAACACTTGGTCAAAGTAAAGAAACCTGTGTTGTTTTTGGAATGCCCGAGTTGCGGGCGAACTGGGGGCAGTGGAAAGATGGGCGGACCTTGATAAATTTGGACAAGAGCTTTTGCAGCTTGCTGAAATTCCCGTCGGTGCGAGGGCAGTATGACCACAATTTCACAGAAAAATGCTTCAGGAAAATCGACTTATATTGCCCAGGGAGAATACGCGATTGGGGATACAGAAGAGGTTGTTATTTCAACAATATTAGGGTCATGCGTTGCCACTTGTCTTTGGGATCCGGTTGCCGGTGTTGGAGGGATGAACCATTTTCTACTTCCTGA